One Paraburkholderia fungorum genomic region harbors:
- a CDS encoding alpha/beta fold hydrolase, with translation MDSNFTEAAPALTPPSSLARRTFLANGTALGASLLLDQRANAQSPLTGGGHTFKEYDISTNGISLHVTEQGDGPVVLFVHGFPDTSYTWRRQMETVSAAGYRAIAPDMRGYGRSSAPTDATLYTPLHTTGDLIGLLDALNIPTAVLVGHDWGATHAWNAALLRPDRFTAVFCLSVPYVPRGDVSVFERMRKSGHQDRFYMFEQIRPDADQIWADAAVTIPGMLYWASGSAPADKRWSPMDPARSLHRAAPIPIPSWAQPDYVAYNIAEFQRTGFHGGLNYYRAAEPYFYLSAPWKGARINQPSFFIWGKADGMQELYPITANQMCAGLPGLVGSLDLDDVGHWVQHEATDVVNEHLVKFLHNVSPA, from the coding sequence ATGGATAGCAATTTCACCGAAGCGGCACCTGCTCTGACACCGCCATCCTCTCTTGCTCGCCGCACGTTCCTCGCCAATGGCACTGCGTTGGGCGCGAGTCTGTTGCTGGATCAGCGGGCGAACGCTCAAAGTCCCCTGACCGGCGGAGGTCATACATTCAAGGAGTATGACATCAGCACCAATGGCATCTCTTTGCACGTCACCGAGCAAGGAGATGGACCGGTTGTGCTTTTTGTCCATGGCTTTCCGGATACGTCCTATACGTGGCGCCGACAGATGGAAACGGTATCGGCTGCCGGATACCGGGCAATTGCTCCGGACATGCGCGGCTATGGCCGCAGTTCCGCCCCCACGGACGCGACGTTGTACACACCGCTGCACACGACAGGGGATCTGATTGGGCTACTCGACGCGCTGAATATCCCCACGGCAGTCCTCGTGGGCCACGACTGGGGGGCCACACACGCATGGAACGCCGCGCTGCTGCGTCCCGATCGATTTACAGCGGTGTTTTGCCTGAGCGTGCCCTACGTTCCGCGTGGGGATGTGAGCGTGTTTGAACGCATGCGGAAATCGGGCCATCAAGACCGCTTTTATATGTTCGAACAGATCCGGCCCGACGCCGATCAGATTTGGGCTGATGCCGCGGTCACCATACCCGGAATGCTGTATTGGGCCTCAGGTTCTGCTCCAGCCGACAAGCGTTGGAGTCCGATGGATCCGGCCCGAAGCCTCCACCGTGCCGCGCCCATCCCTATACCGTCATGGGCGCAACCCGATTATGTCGCTTACAACATCGCTGAATTTCAGCGGACTGGCTTCCATGGTGGCTTGAACTACTATCGAGCCGCGGAGCCGTATTTCTACTTGTCCGCTCCATGGAAGGGCGCAAGGATCAACCAACCCTCGTTTTTCATCTGGGGGAAAGCGGATGGCATGCAGGAGCTATATCCGATTACGGCGAACCAGATGTGTGCCGGTCTTCCCGGTCTCGTGGGGAGCCTTGACCTGGATGATGTGGGCCATTGGGTGCAGCACGAAGCCACGGACGTGGTCAATGAGCATCTCGTCAAATTCCTACACAACGTCAGTCCCGCGTGA
- a CDS encoding GlxA family transcriptional regulator codes for MLRIGYIVTPNFQVMIFSGLTVFEMANRLTKEPHYEIRLISEEGGPVKSSLGYSVMTDRFDEGSFDTVIIGGVIDGVYEPSPALVDFLQTAVKTTRRVASMCTGAFFLAKAGILDDRRATTHWAHARALQSSYPKINVAEDRIFIVDGPVWTSAGMTAGTDLAISMVERDLGVEIASTIAKRMVMFHRRAGGQLQHSTLLDLEARSDRIQTALVFAKNNLHTQLTVDRLAEAANLSVRQFTRAFREETGQSPAKAVENLRLEAARLMVEQGRLPIDVVARETGFADPDRMRRAFLRAFGQPPQAVRRAARG; via the coding sequence ATGCTTCGTATCGGCTATATAGTCACCCCGAATTTTCAGGTGATGATCTTCAGCGGCCTGACAGTGTTTGAAATGGCGAACCGTCTGACAAAAGAACCTCACTACGAGATACGTCTGATTTCTGAGGAAGGTGGGCCCGTCAAAAGTTCTCTCGGATACTCCGTCATGACGGACCGTTTCGATGAGGGTAGTTTCGATACGGTGATCATTGGCGGCGTTATAGATGGCGTGTATGAGCCAAGCCCGGCACTGGTCGATTTTCTACAAACAGCGGTGAAGACCACCCGCCGTGTGGCCTCGATGTGCACCGGAGCATTCTTCCTGGCAAAAGCCGGGATTCTCGACGATCGACGCGCCACGACCCACTGGGCGCATGCTCGCGCATTGCAGAGCAGCTATCCGAAGATCAACGTCGCAGAAGATCGTATCTTCATCGTCGATGGTCCCGTATGGACATCTGCGGGCATGACAGCAGGGACCGATCTGGCGATTTCCATGGTAGAACGCGACCTCGGCGTAGAAATAGCCAGCACCATTGCCAAGCGGATGGTCATGTTCCACCGACGTGCCGGCGGGCAGCTGCAACACTCGACCTTGCTGGATCTCGAAGCCAGAAGTGATCGAATCCAGACCGCATTGGTGTTTGCAAAGAATAATTTGCACACTCAGTTGACGGTGGACCGACTCGCCGAAGCCGCCAATTTGAGCGTGCGGCAGTTCACCCGCGCGTTCCGCGAGGAAACAGGGCAATCACCCGCGAAGGCTGTGGAAAATTTGCGGCTAGAAGCAGCGCGTCTCATGGTTGAGCAAGGCCGGTTGCCTATCGACGTTGTTGCGCGAGAGACTGGTTTTGCTGATCCAGACAGAATGCGTCGGGCGTTTTTGCGGGCGTTCGGTCAGCCGCCTCAAGCTGTTCGACGTGCAGCGCGGGGGTAA
- a CDS encoding tyrosine-type recombinase/integrase, which yields MESIISTSVPHVPWNKGKLTGQKSPLKLKEIWAIRIRLQLAGKTRDLAMFNLAIDSKLRACDLTKLRVRDVCIGTRVAPRATVMQQKTQRPVQFEITEQTRESVENWIRTAGLSTSDFLFPGRIHTSPHLSTRQYARIVHRWIKSIGLDDTAYGTHTMRRTKASLIYRRTKNLRAVQLLLGHTKLESTVRYLGIEVDDALEMAEQTEV from the coding sequence ATGGAATCGATCATCAGCACGAGCGTGCCTCATGTCCCGTGGAACAAGGGCAAGCTGACCGGGCAAAAGTCACCGCTGAAGCTCAAGGAAATTTGGGCCATTCGAATCCGCCTTCAACTAGCCGGAAAAACCCGTGATCTGGCGATGTTCAATCTGGCAATAGACAGCAAGCTGCGAGCGTGCGACCTGACGAAGCTGCGGGTGCGAGATGTCTGCATAGGCACTCGTGTAGCGCCCCGCGCGACTGTCATGCAGCAGAAGACGCAGCGGCCGGTGCAATTCGAGATCACCGAGCAAACGCGGGAAAGCGTCGAAAACTGGATCAGGACAGCTGGGCTGTCTACCTCCGACTTTCTGTTCCCCGGCCGAATTCACACGTCACCTCATCTTTCAACTCGTCAGTACGCGAGGATCGTGCATCGTTGGATAAAATCGATCGGGCTCGATGACACGGCCTATGGCACGCATACGATGCGCCGAACGAAAGCATCGCTAATTTACCGCCGTACAAAGAACCTTCGGGCGGTACAGCTCCTGCTCGGCCATACAAAACTGGAGAGTACGGTCCGGTATCTCGGCATTGAGGTCGACGACGCGCTCGAGATGGCTGAACAAACCGAAGTGTGA